One genomic window of Streptomyces sp. NBC_01276 includes the following:
- a CDS encoding DUF3574 domain-containing protein — MTWTSDTRGKVGGGVLAALLGAGIPALLGTTLHGHAGEPYRETRLYFGTERPGGRDPVGRGEFMRFLDREVTPAFPEGLTLRDGYGRRSGPGGAIVRETSYEVVLLYPEKEAEERDTRVERIRRTYRERFQQESVGRSDDELEADF, encoded by the coding sequence GTGACATGGACATCGGACACACGGGGGAAGGTCGGCGGCGGCGTGCTGGCCGCCCTCCTCGGCGCGGGCATCCCGGCCCTGCTCGGAACGACGCTCCACGGGCACGCGGGGGAGCCCTACCGGGAAACCCGGCTCTACTTCGGCACCGAACGCCCCGGCGGCAGGGACCCCGTCGGCCGCGGCGAGTTCATGCGCTTCCTGGACCGGGAGGTCACCCCCGCCTTCCCCGAAGGACTGACCCTCCGGGACGGCTACGGCCGACGGAGCGGCCCCGGTGGCGCGATCGTCCGCGAAACCTCCTACGAAGTCGTCCTGCTCTACCCCGAGAAGGAGGCCGAGGAGCGCGACACCCGCGTCGAACGGATCCGGCGGACCTACCGGGAACGCTTCCAGCAGGAATCCGTCGGCCGCTCCGACGACGAGCTGGAGGCCGACTTCTGA
- a CDS encoding SDR family oxidoreductase — protein sequence MRIVIAGGHGQIALRLEPLLAARGYEVAGIIRDPEQGADLRAAGAEPVLCDLESASVEHVAGILQGADVAVFAAGAGPGSGAERKDTVDRGAAVLFADAAERARVRRFLMVSSMGADSRHDGGEVFDFYLRAKGEADDHVRTRLGLEWTVLRPGALTDEAGTGLVRLEARTGRGPVPREDVAAVLAELVDTPATAGLTLELVSGSTPVSVAVKDVAGN from the coding sequence ATGCGCATCGTCATCGCGGGTGGACACGGTCAGATCGCGCTGCGGCTGGAGCCCCTGCTCGCCGCGCGCGGGTACGAGGTCGCGGGCATCATCCGTGATCCGGAGCAGGGCGCCGATCTGCGGGCGGCCGGCGCCGAACCGGTGCTGTGCGACCTGGAGTCTGCTTCGGTCGAGCACGTGGCGGGGATCCTGCAGGGCGCGGACGTGGCGGTGTTCGCCGCCGGGGCCGGTCCGGGCAGCGGCGCGGAGCGCAAGGACACCGTGGACCGGGGTGCGGCGGTGCTGTTCGCCGACGCCGCCGAACGGGCGCGCGTGCGGCGCTTCCTGATGGTGTCCTCGATGGGCGCCGACTCCCGCCACGACGGGGGCGAGGTCTTCGATTTCTACCTGCGGGCCAAGGGCGAGGCCGACGACCACGTCCGCACGCGGCTGGGGCTGGAGTGGACGGTCCTGCGTCCGGGCGCCCTGACGGACGAGGCCGGTACGGGTCTGGTCCGGCTGGAGGCGCGCACCGGCCGGGGGCCGGTGCCGCGCGAGGACGTGGCGGCGGTGCTGGCGGAGCTGGTCGACACTCCGGCGACGGCCGGTCTGACGCTGGAGCTGGTGTCGGGTTCGACGCCGGTGTCGGTGGCGGTGAAGGACGTGGCGGGCAACTGA